TAGGGTGCGCAGCGACCGTGGTGCTCGTCCCCTCGCTGTCCGGGTCCCCGGAACTCCTGTCGCTGGCTTTGGCGCTGTGGGTGGGGCTTTGCCTTTATCTTTCGCTGCTGGACCGAAGCGCGCGTTCCTATGTCTTCATGCTGGCCGGCTACTCAGCCGCATTGATCGGTTTCCCGTTGGTCGAAGCGCCCGCGGCGATGTTCGACACAGCCGTCGCACGGGTCACTGAAATCGGGTTGGGCATCCTGTGTGCCAGTTGGGTCCACAGCCTCGTGCTTCCCAACGGCCTGGGTCCGTCCCTGCTTGGCGTGATGGATCGTGCACTCGGCGATGCGCGGCAATGGCTCACAGACCTGCTGCGCGAGACGCCCGCCAAAGGACTGGACCCTCGAATCCCGGCGGACCGCCAGCGGCTGGCACTGGACATCACGCAACTGCGCCTGCTCTCCACGCATGTGCCCTTCGACACCGGACTGCGCTGGAGCGGGGGCGCCATCGACGCGCTGCGATACCGTGTGACCGCCCTCACCCCGGTGCTGTCGGCAGTTGAAGATTGCCTGCAAGCGCTGTGCACCGCCACAGGTGGTGTGCCGGATGACATCGGCTCGACCTTCGCGCAGCATTCGGGCTGGCTGGACCCACGCGCGACGAGCGCGGGAGTGGACGACGCATGCGCCGCCTTTCGCGCCATTGCGGACGGTCCGGCCGCTTCGCCGTGGATCCTCGCGCTGCGGATCGATCTGGCAACCCGCTTGGAGGATCTGGTCGCGCACTGGGATGCCTGCACCACGCTGCGCAACGATATCGATGCCGGCATTGCCGGAAACCCGGTGCCCCTGCGGCGCACCCCGGCCCTGGCTCGCGGGGCGCTCCACCTGGACAGAGGGCTCGCGCTGCGCTCGGCGATCACTGCGGTGTCGGGCACCTGTCTATCGTGTGTCCTGTGGATCGCGACGGGCTGGCCTTCGGGATCCGCCATGGCGATGAGCGCCGCCGTCTTCTGCAGCTTCTTCGCCACCATGGACGATCCGGTGCCTGCGATGCACAAGTTCATCACGGCGCTGTTGTGGTCCTTGCCCGTGTCGGCCTTTTGTGTCCTGGCTGTCATGCCTTGGGCACATGACTTTGGCATGCTAGTCTTGTGCATCGCGCCTGTGTTTCTGGTGATCGGCTGCTACATGGCACGACCAGCCAGTTCCCTGTCGGCCCTTGGCATGTTCTTCGGTGTCGCCGGAACGCTCGCCCTTCAAGACACAGCCACCGCCGATTGGGTGAGCTTCATCAGTTCCAACCTGGCCCTGTTCGCGGGTGCGGTGATCGCGGCCCGCGTCACCGCGCTCATGCGCAGCGTGGGGCGTGACTGGACAGCCAAGCGCATACGCCGTGCGGCATGGCACGACCTCGCCGATCTGGCCGCCCATCCGCAGCACGCGTCCACCCGACACGCCTTTGGCTCACGCATGCTCGACAGGATTGCGCTGCTGGCGCCGCGCGTCGCTCCCGACGGTCCTGAAGAGGTCCAGGTCGCGGCACACCGCGCGCTGCGCGAACTGCGCATGGGGGCGGACATCGCTGCACTGCAGCGGCATCGCGGGAGCCTTCCTGGAGAACCCCTCGCTCGCCTCTTCGGGGAATTGGCCCGCATCTTCCGCGCCCATGTGGCGGGAGCACCGCCGCGTCATGCGCCGCTGCTGCCGCATGTCGATCGGCTGTTGCTAGGCGCGCTGACTGCAGATACCGAGCGGCCTGCCATTGCGGCACTCGTTGGCCTTCGACGCAACCTCTTTCCAACCGCTCCCCCCACGCTCCAACCATGATCGAAGTCAACATTTTTGGCGTGCAGTTGCCCTGGCTCTTGGTCGTCGCAGGCGGCGCGCTGCCGTGCTCCTGGGCAACGCGGCGCCTGCTGGCCCTCTTCGGTGCTTACCGATGGATCTGGCACCCGGCCCTGTTTGACCTCGCGCTGTACGTCCTGGTGCTGTGCGCCTTGGCTTCTCTCACTGGCGCAACCGCCACCTCGTCTTGAAATCCGGACCGCTTCAACCCATGAAATCTGACGCCCTTCCCTTGCCTGCCTGGACTTCGCGTCTTGCCCGTCCCGTCGTTCGTCTGTTGGTCACCGCGCTGATGGTGGCCGCAGCCGGCTGGGTGGGGTGGCGCTTATGGGACCACTATGAACTCGCCCCCTGGACACGCAACGGACGCGTGCGGGCCAATGTCGTGCAAGTCACGCCTGACGTGTCTGGCATCGTCACGAACGTGGCCGTGCACGACAACCAGTCCGTTGCCGCTGGCGCCTTGCTTTTCTCGGTGGACACGGCCCGCTTCGAGCTGGCGCGGGAACAAGCCCAGGCCGCCGTCGCGACGCAACGCGTCGCGATCGGCAACCAGCGCATCACACTCGCTCAGGCGCAGCGCGAGAGCCAGCGCAATTCCGGCCTGGGCGATTTGATCTCGCTGGAAGCTCGCGAGCAGTCGCGCCTGAAGGTGGACCAGGCCAAAAGCGCGCTTCAAGCGGCCGAAGCGGCATTGCGACAGGCGCAGGTCGCATTGAACACGGCGACGTTGAACCTGGAACGCACCCAGGTGCGTGCACCCACCGCCGGCCTGATCACCAACCTCGACCTGCGCCAGGGTGCCTACGCAAGCGCCGGACACCCCGTGATGGCGTTGGTCGACACGAGTTCCATCTATGTCGAAGGCTACTTCGAGGAAAACAAGTTGGCTCGGATCCATCACGGCGACCGCGTGCGGGTCACGCCCATGGGCAACGCGGCGCTCGAGGGCACCGTCGAGAGCATCGCTGCCGGGATCGCCGACCGTGACCGCAGCACCAGCACCAACCTGCTTCCCAGCGTCAATCCCACATTCAATTGGGTGCGGCTTGCGCAGCGCGTGCCGGTGCGCGTGAAGCTCGATCAGATGCCTGCGAGCACCCGCTTGGTGGCAGGCCAGACGGTCACCGTTGAAATACTTGAGACTGTTCGGACCACGGATGCCAAGGCCCGGGCTTCAGAAAGCCGGGGATGAACGCCATGTCCCCACTCCTTGCCGCCGTCACGGCAGGCGCACTGCTCGCCGGTTGTGCCCTCCCGCCCGTGGGCCCGGACTACGTGTCCCCCGCCCCCCTGTCTTCGGCGCAATCCGCCTCCGCAGGCACCTTCGGATCTGCGAGCGGCGCTGCGGCGGATACGACGCTGCCGCCACGCTGGTGGAGGCTCTACGACGACCGGCAGTTGGACGCGTTGGTCACACAGGCGCTGGCACACAACACCGACCTGCGGCAGGCCGTGGCCAC
Above is a window of Variovorax sp. PMC12 DNA encoding:
- a CDS encoding DUF1656 domain-containing protein; the protein is MIEVNIFGVQLPWLLVVAGGALPCSWATRRLLALFGAYRWIWHPALFDLALYVLVLCALASLTGATATSS
- a CDS encoding efflux RND transporter periplasmic adaptor subunit, which codes for MKSDALPLPAWTSRLARPVVRLLVTALMVAAAGWVGWRLWDHYELAPWTRNGRVRANVVQVTPDVSGIVTNVAVHDNQSVAAGALLFSVDTARFELAREQAQAAVATQRVAIGNQRITLAQAQRESQRNSGLGDLISLEAREQSRLKVDQAKSALQAAEAALRQAQVALNTATLNLERTQVRAPTAGLITNLDLRQGAYASAGHPVMALVDTSSIYVEGYFEENKLARIHHGDRVRVTPMGNAALEGTVESIAAGIADRDRSTSTNLLPSVNPTFNWVRLAQRVPVRVKLDQMPASTRLVAGQTVTVEILETVRTTDAKARASESRG
- a CDS encoding FUSC family protein; amino-acid sequence: MIARPRFSRQELLFSLKSFAAAMLALYLSSRFALPRPFWAMMTAYIVAHPLASNVRSKALYRFLGTLLGCAATVVLVPSLSGSPELLSLALALWVGLCLYLSLLDRSARSYVFMLAGYSAALIGFPLVEAPAAMFDTAVARVTEIGLGILCASWVHSLVLPNGLGPSLLGVMDRALGDARQWLTDLLRETPAKGLDPRIPADRQRLALDITQLRLLSTHVPFDTGLRWSGGAIDALRYRVTALTPVLSAVEDCLQALCTATGGVPDDIGSTFAQHSGWLDPRATSAGVDDACAAFRAIADGPAASPWILALRIDLATRLEDLVAHWDACTTLRNDIDAGIAGNPVPLRRTPALARGALHLDRGLALRSAITAVSGTCLSCVLWIATGWPSGSAMAMSAAVFCSFFATMDDPVPAMHKFITALLWSLPVSAFCVLAVMPWAHDFGMLVLCIAPVFLVIGCYMARPASSLSALGMFFGVAGTLALQDTATADWVSFISSNLALFAGAVIAARVTALMRSVGRDWTAKRIRRAAWHDLADLAAHPQHASTRHAFGSRMLDRIALLAPRVAPDGPEEVQVAAHRALRELRMGADIAALQRHRGSLPGEPLARLFGELARIFRAHVAGAPPRHAPLLPHVDRLLLGALTADTERPAIAALVGLRRNLFPTAPPTLQP